In the genome of Shewanella glacialimarina, one region contains:
- a CDS encoding glutamate-5-semialdehyde dehydrogenase, with product MSVNQVSVKQDQVNEYLVNLGQQAKAASFILATLSAKQKNHLLQTISQSLAEHAEVILAANAKDVIAAKGNGLTDAMIDRLMLDEGRLAGIIGDIDNVIALADPIGKEAASQLLDNGLRLTQRSVPLGVVGVIYEARPNVTVDIAVLALKTGNAVILRGGKETIESNKVLSEVIRGALTSLNLPEGAVQLIDSPERAIVSGLLRLDKYVDMIIPRGGHTLQRLCAEQSSIPVILGGIGICHLLVDKSADLSRAIDVIANAKVQRPTVCNALDTLLVDQAVASEFVPKVAAHLHSLGVRFYACDQAQGYLEGLGFDVSAAADDESFSTEWLSLTLGIKVVDNIDGAISHIRQYSSGHSEAILTDDIHAASYFMNQVDSAAVYVNASTRFTDGSQFGLGAEVAVSTQKLHARGPMALDALTTYKWLAWGDYTSRS from the coding sequence ATGTCAGTTAATCAAGTGTCAGTAAAACAAGATCAAGTTAATGAGTATCTGGTTAACTTAGGCCAGCAAGCTAAAGCGGCCAGTTTTATCCTGGCCACTTTATCGGCTAAACAAAAAAATCACCTTTTACAAACCATTAGCCAGAGCTTAGCAGAGCATGCAGAGGTTATTTTAGCCGCCAATGCTAAAGATGTTATCGCCGCTAAAGGTAATGGCTTAACCGATGCCATGATTGATCGCTTAATGCTTGATGAAGGTCGCTTAGCGGGCATTATTGGCGATATTGATAATGTGATTGCCTTAGCCGACCCAATAGGAAAAGAAGCTGCAAGTCAGTTGCTTGATAATGGATTGCGACTGACTCAGCGCAGTGTACCTTTAGGTGTGGTGGGAGTCATTTATGAAGCTCGTCCTAATGTTACTGTCGATATTGCTGTGCTTGCTTTAAAAACCGGTAATGCGGTTATTTTACGTGGTGGTAAAGAAACCATTGAATCAAATAAAGTATTGAGTGAAGTTATCCGCGGTGCATTAACTAGCTTGAACTTGCCTGAAGGCGCGGTTCAGCTAATTGATTCACCAGAGCGCGCTATTGTTAGCGGCCTACTGCGCCTAGATAAATATGTCGATATGATCATTCCTCGCGGTGGTCATACTTTACAGCGTTTATGCGCTGAGCAGTCTAGTATTCCAGTTATTCTTGGCGGTATTGGTATTTGTCATTTATTGGTAGATAAAAGTGCTGATTTAAGTCGTGCTATAGATGTTATCGCTAACGCGAAAGTGCAACGGCCAACCGTGTGTAACGCCCTTGATACCTTATTAGTTGATCAAGCGGTTGCCAGTGAGTTTGTGCCTAAAGTGGCTGCCCATTTACACAGTCTTGGGGTGAGGTTTTACGCTTGCGATCAAGCTCAAGGGTATTTAGAGGGGTTAGGTTTTGATGTCAGCGCCGCCGCTGATGATGAGTCGTTTTCAACTGAGTGGTTATCATTAACCTTGGGCATTAAAGTGGTTGATAATATTGATGGGGCCATTAGTCATATTCGTCAATATTCAAGCGGGCATTCTGAAGCGATTTTAACCGACGATATTCATGCTGCCAGTTACTTTATGAATCAAGTTGATTCAGCCGCTGTGTATGTTAACGCTAGTACTCGTTTTACCGATGGTTCTCAATTTGGTTTAGGCGCCGAAGTGGCGGTCAGTACCCAAAAATTACATGCTCGTGGGCCAATGGCATTAGATGCGTTAACTACCTATAAGTGGTTAGCATGGGGTGATTATACCAGTCGTAGTTAA
- a CDS encoding aspartate aminotransferase family protein, with product MQQTSPQSMNAQTSTPEMANYWMPFTANKQFKANPRILTHAEGMYYTDDHGQAILDGTAGLWCCNAGHGRKKISEAVSKQITQMDYAPSFQVGHPLAFELANKLTELTPAGLDKVFFTNSGSESVDTALKMALCYHRANGQPTRTRFIGRELGYHGVGFGGISVGGIGNNRKTFHGQLLQGVDHLPHTLDIHNNAFSRGLPKQGIEKAEILEQLVTLHGAENIAAVIVEPMSGSAGVILPPDGYLKRLREITQKHGILLIFDEVITGFGRLGAAFASEFWQVTPDIITTAKAINNGAIPMGAVIVSNTLHDTCMQGPDNMIEFFHGYTYSGHPVAAASALATLEIYQQENLFQRAKDLSQYFEDAVHSLKGLPNIIDIRNIGLVAGIQFSPSEKGIGKRGYEIFDRCFRQGTLIRATGDILALSPPLIVEKSQIDDMINSLTDAIHAVG from the coding sequence ATGCAACAAACGTCGCCTCAATCAATGAATGCTCAAACATCAACACCAGAAATGGCCAACTACTGGATGCCTTTTACTGCCAATAAGCAGTTTAAAGCCAATCCAAGAATATTGACTCATGCTGAAGGAATGTATTACACCGACGATCATGGTCAAGCCATATTAGATGGCACTGCGGGGTTATGGTGTTGCAACGCAGGTCACGGGCGCAAAAAAATATCCGAAGCGGTCAGCAAACAAATAACTCAAATGGATTACGCCCCCTCATTTCAGGTGGGCCACCCTCTGGCATTTGAATTAGCCAATAAGCTCACCGAATTAACGCCTGCTGGGTTAGATAAAGTCTTTTTCACTAACTCAGGGTCTGAATCTGTAGACACCGCCTTAAAAATGGCCTTGTGCTATCACCGCGCAAATGGCCAGCCTACACGTACTCGTTTTATCGGCCGAGAACTCGGTTATCACGGTGTCGGTTTTGGCGGTATTTCTGTTGGTGGTATTGGTAACAACCGTAAAACCTTCCATGGCCAACTGTTACAAGGTGTTGATCACCTACCCCATACGTTGGACATCCACAATAATGCCTTTTCTCGAGGTCTGCCTAAACAGGGTATCGAAAAAGCGGAAATTTTAGAGCAGCTTGTCACTTTACACGGTGCAGAAAATATCGCCGCGGTTATTGTTGAGCCAATGTCTGGATCGGCTGGAGTTATCTTACCCCCTGATGGCTATTTAAAACGTCTACGAGAAATTACTCAAAAGCACGGAATTCTATTAATTTTTGATGAAGTGATCACCGGATTTGGACGACTAGGGGCAGCTTTTGCCAGTGAATTTTGGCAGGTCACGCCCGACATCATTACTACTGCTAAAGCGATTAATAACGGCGCTATTCCAATGGGTGCTGTCATTGTCAGTAACACCCTTCATGACACTTGCATGCAAGGTCCTGACAATATGATCGAATTTTTCCATGGTTATACCTATTCAGGCCATCCCGTTGCTGCGGCATCCGCTTTAGCTACATTAGAAATTTACCAACAAGAAAATCTTTTTCAGCGCGCTAAAGACTTAAGCCAATATTTTGAAGATGCGGTACACAGCTTAAAAGGCCTACCTAATATTATCGACATACGCAATATTGGGCTAGTTGCTGGGATCCAGTTTTCCCCCAGTGAAAAAGGCATAGGGAAGCGCGGTTATGAAATTTTTGATCGCTGTTTTAGGCAAGGCACGTTAATCAGGGCGACGGGCGATATCTTAGCCTTATCACCTCCATTAATTGTCGAAAAATCTCAAATTGATGACATGATTAACAGCCTCACCGATGCTATTCACGCAGTAGGCTAG
- a CDS encoding aldehyde dehydrogenase gives MSSPTNRSEWEQLAKSITINGNAMINGEYQSAHSGETFDCISPIDGRLLVKVASCDYIDANKAVANGKAVFEAGTWSQLAPVKRKAIMIRFADLLEQNADELALLETLDMGKPIQFAKSVDVAGAARAIRWCGEAIDKIYDEIAPTAHNEIGMITREPVGVVAAIVPWNFPMIMACWKLGPALATGNSVILKPSEKSPLTAIRMAQLALDAGIPKGVLNVLPGLGHTVGTALALHMDVDTLVFTGSTKIAKQLMIYAGQSNMKRVWLEAGGKSPNIVFNDAPDLKAAAQAAASAIAFNQGEVCTAGSRLLVESGIKDELIKLIAEELKSWQPGHPLDPETVTGAMVDEQQMNNVLDYIKAGEDEGATLVQGGKQVMAETGGVYVQPTIFSGVNNKMTIASEEIFGPVLSVIEFDGMEQAIEIANDTIYGLAAGVWTSNLSKAHKTAKALRSGMVWINHYDGGDMTAPFGGYKQSGNGRDKSLHAFDKYTEIKATWIVL, from the coding sequence ATGAGCTCTCCAACAAATCGTAGCGAATGGGAACAACTCGCAAAAAGTATCACTATTAATGGTAATGCCATGATTAATGGTGAATACCAATCTGCACACTCAGGTGAAACATTTGATTGTATTAGCCCAATTGATGGTCGATTATTAGTTAAAGTGGCTAGTTGTGATTACATTGACGCAAATAAAGCGGTTGCCAATGGCAAAGCTGTTTTTGAAGCCGGTACATGGTCACAATTAGCGCCAGTAAAACGTAAAGCCATTATGATCCGTTTTGCCGACTTATTAGAGCAAAATGCAGATGAGTTAGCGCTGTTAGAAACGCTAGATATGGGTAAGCCAATTCAGTTTGCTAAATCTGTTGATGTTGCGGGAGCTGCCCGTGCTATTCGATGGTGTGGTGAAGCCATTGATAAAATTTATGATGAAATTGCCCCCACAGCCCATAATGAAATAGGCATGATTACCCGCGAGCCTGTGGGTGTTGTTGCTGCTATTGTGCCTTGGAACTTCCCAATGATTATGGCGTGCTGGAAACTAGGCCCTGCGTTAGCAACAGGTAACAGCGTCATATTAAAGCCCTCAGAAAAATCTCCGTTAACAGCAATAAGAATGGCACAACTAGCGTTAGATGCAGGTATTCCTAAAGGCGTGTTAAACGTGTTGCCAGGCTTAGGACACACTGTTGGTACAGCATTAGCTTTACATATGGACGTTGATACTTTGGTGTTCACAGGTTCAACTAAAATTGCTAAACAACTGATGATTTACGCAGGGCAATCAAACATGAAACGCGTTTGGTTAGAAGCGGGTGGCAAAAGTCCTAACATAGTATTTAATGATGCGCCGGATTTAAAAGCCGCAGCACAAGCTGCAGCATCGGCCATTGCCTTTAACCAAGGTGAAGTATGTACCGCGGGATCGCGTTTATTGGTTGAGTCAGGTATTAAAGATGAGCTGATAAAATTGATTGCCGAAGAGTTAAAATCTTGGCAGCCTGGTCATCCGTTAGATCCTGAAACCGTTACCGGGGCTATGGTTGATGAACAGCAAATGAACAATGTGCTGGATTACATTAAAGCGGGTGAAGATGAAGGTGCCACCTTAGTGCAAGGGGGTAAGCAAGTGATGGCAGAAACGGGCGGAGTGTATGTGCAGCCGACTATTTTCTCTGGTGTAAATAATAAAATGACTATTGCCAGTGAAGAAATTTTTGGGCCTGTATTGTCAGTGATTGAATTTGACGGCATGGAACAAGCGATTGAAATTGCCAATGACACTATTTACGGTTTAGCCGCGGGTGTATGGACATCTAACTTGTCTAAAGCACATAAAACCGCCAAAGCATTACGCAGCGGTATGGTGTGGATTAACCATTACGATGGTGGTGATATGACCGCGCCATTTGGCGGTTATAAACAGTCAGGTAATGGCCGTGATAAGTCATTACACGCATTTGATAAATATACTGAAATCAAAGCAACTTGGATTGTTTTATAA
- a CDS encoding CoA-acylating methylmalonate-semialdehyde dehydrogenase, with amino-acid sequence MLTLSHYVNGKHTAASERKQAIYEPANGELRGHVSLACEQEVSDAIQIAKQAYQTWSQVTPLNRARVLFKFKALMEQNIDELAELITREHGKVLDDAKGELVRGLEVVEFACGIPHLLKGEHTQQVGGGVDAWTVNQSLGVVAGIAPFNFPVMVPMWMFPIAIACGNTFIMKPSEKDPSSVLRMAELLTEAGLPDGVFNVVNGDKEAVDTLLTHPDVQAVSFVGSTPIAEYIYSTASAHGKRVQALGGAKNHMLLMPDADLDQAVKALMGAAYGSAGERCMAISVVLAVGNSGDKLVEALLPQIEKLKIGNGLTPEMDMGPLISAQHLQKVRDYVEQGVAEGATLIADGRSLSVKDQQQGYFLGACLFDNVTPEMTIYQQEIFGPVLAIVRVKDYAQALNLINKHEFGNGTAIFTQNGEVARHFCHHVEVGMVGVNVPIPVPMAFHSFGGWKRSLFGPLHMHGPDGVRFYTKRKAITARWPKAAVVSEGSAFIMPTMN; translated from the coding sequence ATGCTCACTCTATCTCATTATGTCAATGGCAAGCACACAGCAGCAAGCGAACGCAAACAAGCTATTTATGAACCTGCCAATGGTGAATTACGTGGTCATGTTTCATTAGCGTGTGAGCAAGAAGTCAGCGATGCCATTCAAATAGCAAAACAGGCGTATCAAACTTGGTCACAGGTTACCCCGCTCAATCGCGCTCGTGTATTGTTCAAGTTCAAAGCGTTAATGGAGCAAAACATTGACGAGCTGGCCGAGTTAATTACCCGAGAACATGGCAAAGTGCTAGATGATGCTAAAGGTGAGTTAGTTCGCGGACTAGAAGTCGTCGAATTTGCCTGTGGTATTCCGCATTTACTAAAAGGCGAACACACCCAACAAGTGGGTGGCGGCGTTGACGCTTGGACAGTTAACCAGTCTTTAGGTGTGGTTGCCGGTATTGCGCCTTTTAACTTTCCCGTGATGGTACCAATGTGGATGTTCCCTATTGCCATTGCTTGCGGTAATACTTTCATCATGAAACCATCAGAGAAAGATCCAAGTTCCGTGCTGCGTATGGCTGAATTACTTACCGAAGCAGGCTTACCTGATGGAGTGTTTAACGTAGTAAATGGCGATAAAGAAGCCGTTGATACCCTACTGACTCATCCAGATGTTCAAGCCGTAAGTTTTGTAGGCTCTACCCCAATCGCCGAATACATTTACAGCACTGCATCAGCCCATGGTAAACGCGTACAAGCCCTTGGCGGCGCTAAAAACCATATGCTATTAATGCCAGATGCCGATTTAGACCAGGCGGTTAAAGCCCTTATGGGGGCAGCTTATGGCAGTGCGGGGGAACGCTGTATGGCAATTTCAGTCGTGTTAGCGGTTGGCAATAGCGGCGATAAATTAGTTGAAGCCCTACTCCCTCAAATTGAAAAGCTAAAAATTGGTAACGGTTTAACGCCTGAAATGGATATGGGGCCATTAATTTCAGCTCAGCACCTACAAAAAGTACGCGACTATGTTGAACAAGGCGTTGCTGAAGGGGCAACACTGATTGCCGATGGCAGAAGTTTATCGGTAAAAGATCAGCAACAGGGTTACTTTTTAGGTGCGTGCTTGTTCGATAACGTCACCCCAGAGATGACCATTTACCAACAAGAAATTTTTGGTCCGGTATTAGCGATTGTTCGCGTAAAAGATTATGCGCAGGCGCTTAACCTAATTAACAAACACGAATTTGGCAATGGTACCGCTATATTCACTCAAAATGGTGAAGTGGCAAGACACTTTTGCCACCATGTTGAAGTCGGCATGGTCGGAGTTAACGTGCCTATCCCTGTGCCAATGGCATTTCATAGTTTTGGTGGCTGGAAACGTTCACTGTTTGGCCCTCTGCATATGCATGGACCAGATGGCGTTCGTTTTTACACTAAACGTAAAGCCATTACCGCAAGATGGCCAAAAGCCGCTGTGGTTAGTGAAGGTTCGGCCTTTATTATGCCAACGATGAACTAA
- a CDS encoding cupin domain-containing protein has protein sequence MTKLINDIQSFSTSSAGIDKYHLADEKRLQGNPLQSVQNHYASPCSQFNVGIWQSEAGCWNVQYTEHEYCDILEGTSVITDANGAKLTVTVGDKFVIPAGFIGTWEVIGQCKKVYVIFEAQ, from the coding sequence ATGACTAAATTGATTAACGATATACAAAGCTTTTCGACCTCTTCGGCAGGAATAGATAAATATCATCTTGCTGATGAAAAAAGACTGCAAGGCAACCCATTACAGAGCGTGCAAAACCATTACGCCAGTCCTTGTTCGCAATTCAATGTTGGCATATGGCAAAGCGAAGCTGGGTGTTGGAATGTGCAATATACCGAACATGAATACTGTGACATTCTTGAAGGCACTAGTGTAATTACTGATGCTAATGGCGCCAAATTGACGGTTACTGTCGGCGATAAGTTTGTTATCCCTGCAGGATTTATAGGGACTTGGGAAGTAATTGGCCAGTGTAAAAAGGTGTATGTCATCTTTGAAGCGCAATAA
- a CDS encoding TorF family putative porin: MSKTFTKTRLALLAGLTLSASVLSGSVMAEFSGEVSLTNDYRFRGVSQTAGDPALQAGVDWSAENGFFVGAWASNVDFDEEGYNGPDIELDIYAGYYGEINDNTSWDVTLYRYNYPGDSELDYLEATVGVDFSGFRAAYWYTNDYGGSDLDLHYMELNYGWEFTENWSLDVHYGYNFGDALDDGEGFDSYSDYSVGVSTEVAGFGLSLAYLMTDLDGDYAVDDGIFKTKDTVLASVSYAF; the protein is encoded by the coding sequence GTGTCTAAAACATTCACAAAAACCAGACTAGCGCTATTAGCCGGCCTTACCCTTTCTGCTTCCGTGCTTTCAGGTTCTGTAATGGCTGAATTTTCAGGTGAAGTGTCACTTACAAATGACTATCGCTTTCGCGGCGTATCTCAAACTGCTGGCGACCCAGCCCTGCAAGCAGGCGTAGATTGGAGTGCTGAAAACGGCTTTTTTGTAGGCGCATGGGCAAGCAACGTCGACTTTGATGAAGAAGGTTATAATGGCCCTGATATCGAGTTAGATATCTATGCCGGTTACTACGGTGAAATTAATGACAATACTAGCTGGGACGTCACGCTTTACCGTTACAACTATCCAGGTGATAGTGAACTCGACTATTTAGAAGCCACTGTAGGTGTAGATTTTAGCGGTTTCAGAGCAGCTTATTGGTATACCAATGATTACGGTGGCAGTGATTTAGACTTACATTACATGGAGCTAAACTACGGCTGGGAATTCACTGAAAACTGGAGCTTAGATGTTCATTACGGTTATAACTTTGGTGATGCTTTAGATGATGGCGAAGGCTTTGATAGCTACTCTGATTACTCTGTCGGCGTATCGACTGAAGTGGCAGGGTTTGGCCTGTCACTGGCTTATTTAATGACAGATCTAGACGGCGATTATGCTGTTGATGATGGTATATTCAAAACTAAAGACACTGTCCTTGCTTCAGTCAGTTACGCTTTTTAA
- a CDS encoding RDD family protein — protein sequence MERETVSTARIGAFTIDIVIILIVIMLIAKGLMLAGITLPIGYVMFLLIPLLFFLYWVLDINVGKKLFKIEVIDEKTGLKPTVGKYFVRCLLFSLLVSINLILLIPIFVSKKNRSFHDMMAGTLVVKKLLNSNQ from the coding sequence ATGGAAAGAGAAACCGTCAGTACGGCCAGAATTGGCGCATTTACAATCGATATTGTCATTATATTAATAGTGATTATGCTTATTGCTAAAGGGTTAATGTTGGCTGGCATCACATTGCCAATAGGCTATGTGATGTTTCTGCTCATTCCATTATTGTTCTTTTTATATTGGGTTTTGGATATAAATGTAGGCAAAAAATTATTCAAAATTGAAGTCATAGATGAGAAAACTGGGCTAAAACCAACTGTTGGAAAGTACTTCGTCAGGTGTTTGCTGTTTTCATTGTTAGTCTCTATTAATTTGATATTGCTGATCCCTATTTTCGTTTCAAAAAAGAACCGAAGCTTTCATGACATGATGGCGGGTACACTTGTGGTGAAAAAGTTGCTTAATAGTAACCAATAA